ATTTTAGCAAATTACTATAACTATAGCCATGGTAAGTATAACGATAATAACTATAGTgttaacaataaatattaatgatagcTATAGATGTTTTTAgcatatttatattgatatatatattgttaacgATTACTATATAGCAATAACTTTAGCAATTACTATAACTATAGCGATGGTAAGTATAACGATAATGATGACTATAGTGCTAACAATAACTATGATAGCTATAACAGTAACAATAAGTATAATGATAGCTATATtgctaactataactataaaaatagcAATCATTTTAGCAATTACTATTACTATAGCCATGATAAGTGTAACAATAATGATGACTATAGTGccaacaataactataatgatagctATAGTGCAaacgataactataaatataGCAATAACTTGAGCAATTATTTGAATCATAGCCATGATAAGTATAACGATAATGATAGCTATAGTGCAAACGATAAATATTAATGATAGCTATAAcagtaacaataactataatgataactataaaaataGCCATAACTTTAGCAATTACTATAACTTTAGTCGTGATAAGTATAACGATAAGTTTTAGAGATGACAATAGTGCCAATCAAAGCCATGGCAGAACTGATGTGCATCTTTGTGCAAAACACAGCAGTGTTTTTCGTTACTAAACGAATCCAAGTTTTAGAACGAATCGAGTGAGTCAGTAATTCAGTGACTCGTTCTAAAGACAATCACTTAATGGATCGgccatttgaacgaatcggttgaatgagtgattcaatgactcacgcATTAAGACTCGCTGCCACCTAATGGAGGTTTTACTTTcataatatcatttaatatttcagttttattgagtcttgaatcaaaatatttatttttaaagctacttttttgttcaatgcttttctcatttacCAGGATATTCACTTTAAATGAGCTTTTGGGGGTGATTTCTCAGACGAAATTGATGTGCGATCAATTAAACGGCACATCATGTTattgattagattaaaaactcAACAGCACTTGATcaaatacaactattttaaactaaaaacctTTTTCCCGTCATAAGGTCCGCACACAAGCTGAAGAGTCGTTCGCTCAGAGTTTACGAGAGAAGGACCTACTGAATACTGAACATCAGCGTCTGATAACACAGCTTAACGATCAGCTTCTGACTTCCAAACAACAAGTGGAGGAAGTCAACAAACATCTCGCTGCGAAAACCCAAGAGCTGGACAGCTGTGAAAAAGAGCTCTCCGCGTCCAGACAGAAAGAGCGCATGTCGTCCGGAGAAATCCTGCAGCTCATGAAAATCGTGGAGGACCTCCAGCAGCGCTGCCACCAGGGAGGCCAGTCGGGAGCGGAGACGCTCCGCAGAATCGATGCCGACGACTGGAGCCGCCGGATGGAGCAGCTAAGAGCCGAACTGGACGAAATGTACGGTCAGCAGATCACGCAGATGAAGCAGGAGCTTCGCACTCAGCAAGCGACAGAGCTGGAGCGCATCCAAGCGCAGCACTGCTCGGAAACAGAGAAGATCGTCCAGCAGCATCAATCAGAGCTGGAGAGGTTTAAAGCTCAGCTCTTCCAGAGCACCGGAGGCGTCAACGTGCTGAACGTGAAGCTCATCGAGCTCCAGCAGAAGCTGCAGGAGACGCAAGTGCTGCGTGAAAAGGCAGAGCAGGAGCTAACGCAGGCGAGCGCAGAAAAACTCAGTCTGGCGCAGGAGCTGGAGCGTTTGCGCGACGAGCTGCAAAGAGCCAAAATACAGAGCCCTGAGAAAATCCAACATGCTATTAGCGACCTGCGGACGCAGCTCGATTTGGCGCACAAAGCCAACGGCGAACTAGAAGCCAAGCACGAATCAGAAATCACCAACTATAAGATCAAACTGGAGATTGCGAGCGGGGAGAAAAGACGCGCGGTGCTGGACCGCATGGCCGAATCGCTGGAGTCCGAGCTGGAGCGCCTGCGAACGCAGCTCTTGTTCAGCCACGAGGAGGAGCTCTCCCAACTCAGAGACGACCTTCAACGGGAGAGCCAGCTCAACGTGGAGAACCTGCGCGACGAGTTGAGCGTGAGGCACCGCGAGGCTTTGGACAGTTTTGAAGACAAGCTGCGGTCGGTGGAGAGCGAGAGAGCGGCGTTGGCTTCGGAGATCGGCCGGCTTTCCTCGGACAACGAACAGATGTGTGTGCGACTGAAAGAGCTTCAGGAGGAGACTGAGAAGCAGAGAAACACGTTCTCCTTCGCTGAGAAGAACTTCGAGGTGAACTACCAGGAGCTGAAGGACGAGTACACGTGCCTGGTGAGCGCTAAGCTACAGCTCGAGCAGCGCTTGCTCAGAGAAGCCATGCAGTATGAGACCAAACTCAGAGATCTGCAAACCAGACGCGAGGAGGTGGACGGGAAGACGGCGATTGAAAAAGACTCTTCAGAGCTGATGGAGAAGCTGGAGACGGCTGAGAGTGAGAAGAAGAGCTTAGCCGAGCGT
The Cyprinus carpio isolate SPL01 chromosome A19, ASM1834038v1, whole genome shotgun sequence genome window above contains:
- the LOC109062297 gene encoding A-kinase anchor protein 9-like; the protein is MMEDEERQKKLQAGKAKLAEYRQRKAQSDGQKKQKKKKKKQESDAEEQGGDQSVFSRGGEAVTHDQTYTIEPESEVSTTAEDCSSEVNGFHERTSSVIGEEDLQRSEAHMEPDLQSGGPQSRIQIMEDELAAKNMAMEELSCELEEIRAADGVQQLQDFEEALKQRDEIITQLTSNLQQARTEKEEVMREFLELTEQSQKLQIQFQQLQAGEILRSSNISSTAADLLQARQQITLYQQQLGERDAQVRGHQEKTQEQLLLIAQLQERLSEAERVRTQAEESFAQSLREKDLLNTEHQRLITQLNDQLLTSKQQVEEVNKHLAAKTQELDSCEKELSASRQKERMSSGEILQLMKIVEDLQQRCHQGGQSGAETLRRIDADDWSRRMEQLRAELDEMYGQQITQMKQELRTQQATELERIQAQHCSETEKIVQQHQSELERFKAQLFQSTGGVNVLNVKLIELQQKLQETQVLREKAEQELTQASAEKLSLAQELERLRDELQRAKIQSPEKIQHAISDLRTQLDLAHKANGELEAKHESEITNYKIKLEIASGEKRRAVLDRMAESLESELERLRTQLLFSHEEELSQLRDDLQRESQLNVENLRDELSVRHREALDSFEDKLRSVESERAALASEIGRLSSDNEQMCVRLKELQEETEKQRNTFSFAEKNFEVNYQELKDEYTCLVSAKLQLEQRLLREAMQYETKLRDLQTRREEVDGKTAIEKDSSELMEKLETAESEKKSLAERLWRMETELEMLKRDGDEDCSIAGGLCSAETHHAHIRSPSEELDALQDEEQPQEGREREKTLRGTSSARDRSAAVCDPQVETGDDGDAVRACLMMQVLRK